A window of the Helianthus annuus cultivar XRQ/B chromosome 4, HanXRQr2.0-SUNRISE, whole genome shotgun sequence genome harbors these coding sequences:
- the LOC110903243 gene encoding uncharacterized protein LOC110903243 — MKLIIKKEMQPNMVLIYRVEKYDPKTEEKEQQHLELPTEPTYQVEKYNPQTEEVEEQQHLESHKPIKSVEIIKCDGESSPTASEILREISEQKRKCDKLNKRLESLATWNWEEVINVSSDHGASEDDPQPDDEMADTADSMESFWKKSKIPRVEIHTRERVV; from the exons ATGAAGCTTATTATCAAAAAAGAAATGCAGCCAAAC ATGGTGCTGATTTACCGAGTTGAAAAATATGATCCCAAAACCGAAGAGAAGGAGCAGCAACACCTTGAATTACCT ACGGAGCCGACTTACCAAGTTGAAAAGTATAATCCCCAAACCGAAGAAGTCGAAGAGCAACAACACCTCGAATCACAT AAACCTATAAAAAGTGTTGAGATAATAAAATGTGATGGAGAGTCAAGTCCAACCGCTTCAGAAATTCTACGTGAAATCAGTGAGCAG AAACGAAAGTGTGACAAGCTAAACAAAAGGTTAGAGTCTCTTGCCACCTGGAATTGGGAAGAGGTTATCAATGTCAGCAGCGATCATGGAGCTTCCGAAGATGATCCACAACCCGATGATGAGATGGCTGATACTGCAGATTCAATGGAGAGTTTTTGGAAGAAATCTAAAATTCCGCGAGTTGAAATACATACCCGTGAAAGAGTTGTTTGA